A window of Cohnella herbarum contains these coding sequences:
- a CDS encoding SGNH/GDSL hydrolase family protein codes for MANKQLAEAFVFMGEEALTLRYPPINGEPVAVRNRSKSEHPDRTDYEEGTDYLVDYARGTIRRTRDSRIPDGTHHPMYGVIGFDHNLYPDFSNASYTVYVDYSTRSATDGEPLTVSDVERSGLLKRLVGKLAAGEEALYVVYGDSISTGGEASEESLAYFGRFADTLRDLYPQGRIRIVNKSIGGENTNGGAGRVDNDVVPLQPDLVSIGYGMNDQNIHEDGSNTTSLEQFDRNLRYMIEAIRAAGDTDLILVTPCEPNPNWQHTSGMTSRYADVIRRLGQEHGIGVADGHAEWVSELAAGKTPESLLLNNINHPNDYGHWIYSKAFAPMLKK; via the coding sequence ATGGCGAACAAACAGCTTGCGGAAGCATTCGTATTCATGGGAGAAGAAGCTTTAACCCTGAGGTACCCGCCGATTAACGGAGAACCGGTAGCCGTGCGTAACCGATCGAAATCGGAACATCCGGATCGAACCGATTACGAAGAAGGCACGGACTATCTCGTCGATTACGCCCGGGGAACGATTCGGCGCACGAGAGACAGTCGGATTCCCGATGGAACTCATCATCCCATGTACGGAGTGATCGGATTCGATCACAATCTCTATCCCGATTTCAGCAATGCGTCGTACACCGTTTATGTCGATTATTCTACGAGGTCCGCGACGGATGGCGAGCCCCTGACGGTCTCCGATGTCGAACGGTCCGGATTACTTAAGCGCTTAGTAGGCAAGCTCGCGGCGGGCGAAGAAGCCCTCTACGTCGTCTATGGGGACAGCATCAGTACCGGCGGGGAAGCCAGCGAGGAAAGCTTAGCTTATTTCGGTAGATTCGCGGACACCCTTCGCGACTTGTATCCTCAGGGGCGCATTCGTATCGTGAACAAGTCGATCGGAGGCGAGAATACCAACGGAGGCGCGGGCCGCGTCGACAATGACGTCGTACCTCTCCAACCGGACCTCGTATCGATCGGCTACGGCATGAACGACCAGAACATACATGAAGATGGCAGCAACACGACTTCGCTAGAACAATTCGATCGCAATCTTAGATATATGATCGAGGCAATCCGCGCGGCTGGCGATACCGACCTCATTCTCGTAACGCCTTGCGAACCGAACCCGAATTGGCAGCATACGAGCGGCATGACTTCCCGATATGCCGACGTCATCCGACGCCTCGGCCAAGAGCACGGAATCGGCGTAGCCGACGGGCACGCCGAATGGGTCTCGGAGCTTGCGGCAGGCAAGACCCCGGAAAGCCTGCTGCTTAACAATATTAATCACCCGAACGATTACGGACATTGGATCTATAGCAAAGCTTTTGCCCCGATGTTGAAGAAGTAG